Proteins encoded in a region of the Pseudomonas putida genome:
- a CDS encoding PaaI family thioesterase produces MNDQSLSLQALAAPEGTCYGCGCSHPSGLHLQSHWDADGVHLLCRHSPDSTFIGWPGLVYGGLLAMLVDCHSNWTAMAYHYRNEGREPGSLPRIDCVTGTLNLTYLKPTPMGVELLLKARVEGEVGRKSRVICEVWAGDVLTVSADSVFVRVDTEKLKLKAHGQA; encoded by the coding sequence ATGAACGACCAATCCCTTTCCCTTCAGGCCCTCGCGGCGCCGGAGGGTACCTGCTACGGCTGCGGCTGTTCCCACCCAAGCGGCCTGCACCTGCAAAGTCACTGGGACGCCGACGGCGTTCACCTGTTGTGCCGGCACTCGCCCGACAGCACCTTCATTGGCTGGCCCGGCCTGGTTTACGGTGGCCTGCTGGCGATGCTGGTCGACTGCCACTCCAACTGGACAGCCATGGCCTACCACTACCGCAACGAAGGCCGCGAGCCCGGAAGCCTGCCACGTATAGACTGCGTTACCGGCACACTTAACCTGACCTACCTGAAACCTACGCCGATGGGTGTCGAGTTGCTGCTCAAGGCGCGTGTGGAGGGCGAAGTGGGTCGCAAGAGCCGGGTTATCTGCGAAGTTTGGGCTGGCGACGTGCTGACCGTGAGCGCCGACTCGGTGTTCGTGCGTGTGGATACCGAAAAACTCAAGCTCAAGGCCCATGGCCAGGCCTGA
- a CDS encoding amino acid permease: MASQDNKKQRSLQHGLTSRQVSMISIAGIIGAGLFIGSSNAIATAGPAILISYAMTGLLVLLVMRMLGEMAIANPNSGSFSTYASEAIGPWAGFTIGWLYWWFWVLIIPVEAIAGADILHAYFPGVPSWLFAFLIMLVLSGTNLVSVKNFGAFEYWFALVKVVAIIGFIGVCTLAVFGFWPLAEVSGVSRLWDNGGFMPNGFGTVLGGVLITIFSFFGAEIVTIAADETANPKDKIRRATNLVVYRIAIFYLASIFLVVSLVAWNDPALKAVGSFQRVLEVLNVPGAKLLVDLVVLVAVTSCMNSGLYTASRMLYSLGARGQALSVTKRISGSGVPTVAVIFSTLAGFAGCLVNYVFPGKVFGFLLSTTGAIALLVYLVIAVSQLRMRARAEREGRPLELKMWLFPWLTWLVIGTIVMVLGYMLFSDAYRYETLMTAGVTAFILLVSLTQRRANVVAQTA, translated from the coding sequence ATGGCTTCGCAAGACAACAAGAAACAGCGTTCCCTGCAACACGGCCTGACCTCCCGTCAGGTGTCCATGATCTCCATCGCCGGCATCATCGGCGCCGGCCTGTTCATCGGTTCTTCCAACGCCATCGCCACCGCCGGCCCGGCCATCCTCATTTCCTACGCCATGACCGGCTTGCTGGTCCTGCTGGTGATGCGCATGCTCGGCGAAATGGCCATCGCCAACCCCAACAGCGGCTCGTTCTCCACCTATGCCTCGGAGGCCATCGGCCCTTGGGCGGGCTTTACCATCGGCTGGTTGTACTGGTGGTTCTGGGTACTGATCATTCCGGTGGAAGCCATTGCCGGCGCTGACATCCTGCACGCCTACTTCCCTGGCGTGCCGTCCTGGCTGTTCGCCTTCCTGATCATGCTGGTGCTGTCGGGTACCAACCTGGTCAGCGTGAAGAACTTCGGTGCCTTCGAGTACTGGTTCGCGCTGGTCAAGGTGGTAGCGATCATCGGCTTCATCGGGGTGTGCACCTTGGCGGTGTTCGGCTTCTGGCCGCTGGCTGAAGTCTCTGGAGTCAGCCGGCTGTGGGACAACGGTGGTTTCATGCCCAATGGCTTCGGGACGGTGTTGGGGGGCGTACTGATCACCATCTTCTCGTTCTTCGGTGCCGAAATTGTCACCATCGCCGCTGACGAAACCGCCAACCCGAAAGACAAGATCCGCCGCGCCACCAACCTGGTGGTGTATCGCATCGCCATCTTCTACCTGGCGTCGATCTTCCTGGTGGTGTCCCTGGTGGCCTGGAACGACCCAGCGCTCAAAGCAGTCGGCTCGTTCCAGCGCGTGCTGGAAGTGCTGAACGTGCCGGGCGCCAAGCTGCTGGTCGATCTGGTGGTACTGGTGGCGGTGACCAGCTGCATGAACTCGGGGCTGTACACCGCGTCGCGCATGCTCTACTCGCTGGGTGCTCGTGGTCAGGCGCTGAGCGTGACCAAGCGCATTTCCGGTTCCGGCGTGCCGACAGTGGCGGTGATCTTCTCTACCCTGGCAGGCTTTGCCGGCTGCCTGGTCAACTATGTGTTCCCTGGCAAGGTGTTCGGCTTCCTGTTGTCCACCACGGGGGCCATCGCCCTGCTGGTGTACCTGGTGATTGCCGTATCGCAGCTGCGCATGCGTGCCCGTGCCGAACGTGAAGGGCGCCCGCTCGAGCTGAAGATGTGGCTGTTCCCGTGGCTGACCTGGCTGGTGATCGGCACCATCGTCATGGTGCTGGGCTACATGCTGTTCAGCGATGCCTACCGCTATGAAACGCTGATGACTGCGGGGGTGACCGCGTTCATCCTGCTGGTTTCGCTGACCCAGCGGCGTGCCAATGTGGTTGCCCAGACGGCCTGA
- a CDS encoding LysR substrate-binding domain-containing protein — protein MSKRLMPSTTALQCFEAAARHLSFTRAAQELHLTQSAVSKQVAQLEDMLSHSLFQRIRRRLHLTPAGALYLTEVNKILTQIDISSRYILSYGDETEVLRIATQPTFGARWLVPKLKGFGDRYPRIHLDVRNELEPFDLVQAKADIAFFFGQGTWPGATCIELFSEEVVPVCSPQLLANHRFDSAQALTEHRLLQCVSRPEAWHEWFLGLGLHSQNSYHGPRFDTFYLCIRAAIAGCGIALIPRYLVAEELSEGKLVVAWDHPVASNGRHFIAHAEHAAEVPKIRAFVQWIRERVAEGD, from the coding sequence ATGTCCAAACGCCTGATGCCTTCGACCACCGCCCTTCAGTGCTTCGAAGCGGCCGCCCGCCACCTCAGTTTCACCCGTGCGGCCCAGGAACTGCACCTGACCCAGAGCGCTGTCAGCAAGCAGGTGGCGCAGCTTGAGGACATGCTCTCGCACTCGCTGTTTCAGCGCATTCGACGGCGCCTGCACCTGACCCCGGCCGGCGCGCTGTACCTCACCGAAGTGAACAAGATCCTCACCCAGATCGACATCTCCAGCCGCTACATCCTCAGCTACGGCGACGAAACCGAAGTGCTGCGCATCGCCACCCAACCCACCTTCGGCGCGCGCTGGCTGGTGCCCAAGCTCAAGGGTTTTGGCGACCGCTACCCACGCATTCACCTGGATGTACGCAACGAGCTGGAGCCGTTCGACCTGGTACAGGCCAAGGCCGACATCGCCTTTTTCTTCGGTCAGGGCACCTGGCCTGGTGCAACCTGCATCGAGCTGTTCAGCGAAGAAGTGGTGCCCGTCTGCAGCCCGCAGCTGCTGGCCAATCACCGATTCGACAGCGCCCAGGCGCTGACCGAGCACCGCCTGCTGCAGTGCGTGTCGCGGCCGGAAGCCTGGCATGAGTGGTTTCTCGGGCTGGGGCTGCACAGCCAGAACAGCTACCACGGGCCGCGCTTCGACACGTTCTACCTGTGCATCCGGGCGGCCATTGCCGGCTGCGGCATTGCCCTGATACCACGCTACCTGGTGGCCGAAGAACTGAGCGAGGGCAAGCTGGTGGTGGCTTGGGACCACCCGGTGGCGAGCAATGGCCGGCACTTCATTGCCCATGCCGAGCATGCGGCCGAAGTGCCGAAGATCAGGGCTTTTGTGCAGTGGATCCGCGAACGGGTGGCTGAGGGGGACTGA
- a CDS encoding aspartate aminotransferase family protein, protein MNQESISQSIAIVHPITLSHGRNAEVWDTDGKRYIDFVGGIGVLNLGHCNPAVVEAIQAQATRLTHYAFNAAPHGPYLALMEQLSQFVPVSYPLAGMLTNSGAEAAENALKVARGATGKRAIIAFDGGFHGRTLATLNLNGKVAPYKQRVGELPGPVYHLPYPSADTGVTCEQALKAMDRLFSVELAVEDVAAFIFEPVQGEGGFLALDPAFAQALRRFCDERGILIIIDEIQSGFGRTGQRFAFPRLGIEPDLLLLAKSIAGGMPLGAVVGRKELMASLPKGGLGGTYSGNPIACAAALASLAQMTDENVATWGERQEQAIVSRVERWKSSGLSPYIGRLTGVGAMRGIEFVNADGSPAPAPLAKVMEAARAKGLLLMPSGKARHIIRLLAPLTIEAEVLEEGLDILEQCLTELN, encoded by the coding sequence ATGAACCAGGAAAGTATCAGCCAATCCATCGCCATCGTTCACCCGATCACACTTTCCCATGGCCGCAATGCCGAAGTCTGGGACACCGACGGCAAACGCTATATCGACTTTGTCGGCGGTATCGGTGTACTCAACCTGGGCCACTGCAACCCGGCCGTGGTCGAGGCCATCCAGGCCCAGGCCACCCGCCTGACCCACTACGCCTTCAACGCGGCACCTCACGGCCCGTACCTTGCGTTGATGGAGCAGCTGAGCCAGTTCGTGCCCGTCAGCTACCCACTGGCCGGCATGCTCACCAACAGCGGCGCGGAAGCAGCGGAAAACGCCCTGAAAGTGGCCCGCGGCGCTACCGGCAAGCGCGCCATCATCGCCTTCGACGGTGGCTTCCATGGGCGCACCCTGGCCACCTTGAACCTCAACGGCAAAGTCGCCCCTTACAAGCAACGGGTCGGAGAACTGCCCGGGCCGGTGTACCACCTGCCCTACCCCAGCGCCGACACCGGGGTGACCTGCGAACAGGCACTCAAGGCCATGGACCGCCTGTTCAGCGTCGAGCTGGCCGTGGAAGACGTGGCAGCGTTCATCTTCGAACCGGTACAAGGCGAAGGCGGCTTCCTCGCCCTGGACCCGGCCTTCGCCCAGGCCCTGCGCCGCTTCTGCGACGAGCGCGGCATCCTGATCATCATCGACGAGATCCAGTCGGGCTTTGGCCGCACCGGCCAGCGCTTCGCCTTCCCGCGCCTGGGCATCGAGCCCGACCTGCTGCTGCTGGCCAAGAGCATTGCCGGTGGCATGCCACTGGGTGCGGTGGTCGGGCGCAAGGAATTGATGGCATCGCTGCCCAAGGGCGGCCTGGGTGGCACCTATTCAGGCAACCCGATTGCCTGTGCGGCAGCCCTGGCCAGCCTGGCGCAGATGACCGACGAAAACGTCGCCACCTGGGGTGAGCGCCAGGAGCAGGCGATCGTCAGCCGTGTCGAGCGCTGGAAGTCCTCGGGCCTGAGCCCGTACATCGGCCGCCTGACCGGCGTGGGCGCCATGCGCGGTATCGAGTTCGTCAATGCCGACGGCAGCCCGGCACCGGCGCCACTGGCCAAGGTGATGGAGGCGGCGCGGGCCAAGGGCCTGCTGCTGATGCCCAGCGGCAAAGCGCGGCACATCATCCGCCTGCTGGCCCCCCTGACCATCGAGGCCGAGGTGCTCGAAGAAGGCCTGGATATCCTCGAGCAGTGCCTGACGGAGCTGAACTGA
- the fusA gene encoding elongation factor G, protein MARTTPIELYRNIGIVAHVDAGKTTTTERILFYTGVNHKMGEVHDGAATMDWMAQEQERGITITSAATTAFWQGSTKQFPDKYRFNIIDTPGHVDFTIEVERSLRVLDGAVVVFSGADGVEPQSETVWRQANKYHVPRLAYINKMDRQGADFLRVVKQIDKRLGHHPVPIQLAIGSEENFIGQIDLVKMKAIYWNDDDHGTSYREEEIPEELKALADEWRAHMLEAAAEANDELTMKFLDGEELSIDEVKAALRQRTIANEIVPTILGSSFKNKGVPLMLDAVIDYLPAPSEIPAIKGTDPDDEAKHLERHADDKEPFSALAFKIATDPFVGTLTFARVYSGVLSSGNAVLNSVKGKKERIGRMVQMHANQRAEIKDVCAGDIAALIGMKDVTTGDTLCDIDKPIILERMDFPDPVISVAVEPKTKADQEKMGIALGKLAQEDPSFRVRTDEETGQTIISGMGELHLDIIVDRMRREFNVEANIGKPQVAYREKIRNTCEIEGRFVRQSGGRGQYGHCWIRFAPGDEGKEGLEFVNEIVGGVVPREYIPAIQKGIEEQMKNGVLAGYPLINLKAAVFDGSYHDVDSNEMAYKIAASMATKQLSQKGGAVLLEPVMKVEVVTPEEYQGDIMGDLSRRRGMIQDGDETPAGKVIRAEVPLGEMFGYATSMRSMTQGRASYTMEFTKYAEAPANIVETIISKSQGKTKT, encoded by the coding sequence ATGGCCCGCACAACGCCCATCGAGCTGTACCGCAATATCGGCATCGTCGCCCACGTGGACGCCGGCAAGACCACGACCACCGAGCGGATCCTGTTCTACACCGGGGTCAACCACAAGATGGGCGAGGTGCACGATGGCGCCGCGACCATGGACTGGATGGCCCAGGAGCAGGAGCGCGGCATCACCATCACCTCGGCGGCGACCACGGCCTTCTGGCAAGGCTCGACCAAGCAATTCCCCGACAAGTACCGCTTCAACATCATCGATACCCCCGGCCACGTCGACTTCACCATCGAGGTGGAGCGCTCGTTGCGCGTGCTCGATGGTGCGGTGGTGGTCTTCAGCGGTGCTGACGGGGTAGAGCCGCAGTCCGAGACAGTCTGGCGCCAGGCCAACAAATACCATGTGCCACGCCTGGCCTACATCAACAAGATGGACCGCCAGGGCGCCGACTTCCTGCGCGTGGTCAAACAGATCGACAAGCGCCTGGGGCACCACCCGGTGCCGATACAGCTCGCCATCGGCAGTGAAGAGAACTTCATTGGCCAGATCGACCTGGTGAAGATGAAGGCCATTTACTGGAACGATGACGACCATGGCACGAGTTATCGCGAAGAAGAGATCCCCGAGGAGCTCAAGGCGCTGGCCGACGAATGGCGCGCGCACATGCTCGAAGCGGCGGCCGAGGCCAATGACGAGCTGACCATGAAGTTTCTCGACGGCGAGGAACTTAGCATCGACGAGGTCAAGGCTGCCCTGCGCCAGCGTACTATCGCCAACGAAATCGTGCCGACCATCCTTGGTTCATCGTTCAAGAACAAGGGTGTGCCGCTGATGCTCGATGCCGTCATCGACTACCTGCCCGCCCCGTCCGAAATCCCGGCGATCAAAGGCACCGACCCGGATGACGAAGCAAAACACCTGGAGCGCCACGCCGACGACAAGGAACCATTTTCGGCATTGGCCTTCAAGATTGCCACCGACCCCTTTGTTGGCACCCTCACCTTCGCCCGCGTGTACTCCGGTGTGCTCAGTTCAGGCAACGCGGTACTCAACTCGGTCAAAGGCAAGAAGGAACGCATCGGCCGCATGGTACAGATGCACGCCAACCAGCGCGCCGAAATCAAGGACGTGTGCGCCGGCGACATCGCCGCACTGATCGGCATGAAGGATGTGACTACCGGCGACACCCTGTGCGACATCGACAAACCGATCATCCTGGAACGCATGGATTTCCCCGACCCCGTGATTTCCGTGGCCGTGGAACCGAAGACCAAGGCCGATCAGGAAAAAATGGGTATCGCCCTGGGCAAGCTGGCCCAGGAGGACCCATCGTTTCGCGTACGTACGGATGAAGAAACCGGTCAGACCATCATCTCCGGCATGGGCGAATTGCACCTGGACATCATCGTCGACCGCATGCGCCGCGAGTTCAATGTCGAAGCCAATATCGGCAAGCCGCAGGTGGCCTACCGCGAAAAAATCCGCAACACCTGCGAGATCGAGGGGCGCTTCGTCCGCCAGTCCGGCGGGCGCGGCCAATATGGCCACTGCTGGATCCGCTTTGCGCCTGGCGATGAGGGCAAGGAGGGCCTGGAATTCGTCAACGAGATTGTCGGCGGCGTAGTGCCGCGCGAGTACATCCCGGCAATCCAGAAAGGCATCGAAGAACAAATGAAAAACGGCGTACTTGCCGGTTACCCGCTGATCAACCTCAAGGCCGCGGTGTTCGACGGTTCCTATCACGACGTCGACTCCAACGAAATGGCCTACAAGATCGCCGCGTCGATGGCCACCAAGCAGCTGTCGCAGAAAGGCGGCGCGGTGCTGCTGGAGCCGGTGATGAAGGTCGAGGTGGTTACGCCCGAAGAGTATCAGGGGGACATCATGGGCGACCTGAGCCGCCGCCGAGGCATGATCCAGGACGGCGACGAGACGCCTGCAGGTAAGGTGATTCGCGCCGAAGTACCACTGGGGGAGATGTTCGGCTATGCCACCTCAATGCGCTCGATGACCCAAGGGCGCGCAAGCTACACGATGGAGTTCACCAAATACGCCGAGGCACCGGCAAACATTGTCGAGACGATCATCAGCAAGAGCCAGGGCAAAACCAAAACCTAA
- a CDS encoding SulP family inorganic anion transporter — protein MKPARLRADLLAGLTTAFALVPECIAFALVAHLNPLMGLYGAFIICTLTALFGGRPGMISGAAGSMAVVIVALVVQHGVQYLLATVLLGGVVMILFGLLRLGKLVRLVPYPVMLGFVNGLAIVIAMAQLEHFKDGDHWLSGAPLYLMIGLVALTMVVVYLLPRLTRAVPPALVAILGVGLLVYLLGLPTRTLGDMAHIAGGLPGLALPDVPWNLHTLKVIAPYAVLMAMVGLLETLLTLNLTDEITESRGFPDRECVALGAANMVSGLCGGMGGCAMIGQTVINLSSNGRGRLSGVVAGVMILLFVLFLSPLIERIPLAALVGVMFVVAQQTFAWASLRVLHKVPVNDVLAIIAVTVVTVFTDLATAVLFGIIIAAVNFAWQHARELYADSHEDGEGGKHYQVHGTLFFASTTPFLNQFDPANDPGKVTLDCQHLSFVDYSAIAALKTLRERYAKAGKQLRVVHLSERCKTLLKRAGEQH, from the coding sequence ATGAAGCCCGCCCGACTACGCGCCGACCTGCTCGCCGGCCTGACCACCGCGTTCGCCCTTGTGCCCGAATGCATCGCTTTTGCCCTGGTGGCCCACCTCAACCCGCTGATGGGCCTGTATGGCGCGTTCATCATCTGTACCCTGACTGCGCTGTTCGGCGGTCGACCCGGAATGATCTCCGGCGCCGCTGGCTCGATGGCGGTGGTGATCGTCGCGTTGGTGGTGCAGCACGGTGTGCAATACCTGTTGGCCACGGTGCTGCTGGGTGGCGTGGTGATGATCCTGTTCGGTCTGTTGAGGCTGGGCAAGCTGGTGCGCCTGGTGCCTTACCCGGTCATGCTGGGCTTCGTCAACGGCCTGGCAATCGTCATTGCCATGGCCCAGCTCGAGCATTTCAAGGACGGCGATCACTGGCTCAGTGGCGCGCCGCTGTACTTGATGATCGGTTTGGTGGCACTGACCATGGTGGTGGTCTACCTGCTACCCAGGCTGACGCGTGCGGTGCCGCCGGCGCTGGTGGCGATTCTCGGTGTCGGCCTGCTGGTGTACCTGTTGGGCCTGCCCACCCGTACCCTGGGCGACATGGCGCATATCGCCGGCGGCCTGCCAGGGTTGGCGCTGCCGGATGTGCCCTGGAATCTGCACACCCTGAAGGTCATTGCCCCCTACGCGGTGTTGATGGCCATGGTCGGCCTGCTGGAAACCCTGCTCACCCTCAACCTGACCGATGAAATCACCGAGAGCCGTGGCTTTCCGGACCGCGAGTGTGTGGCATTGGGTGCCGCCAACATGGTCTCGGGCCTGTGCGGTGGCATGGGTGGCTGCGCGATGATCGGGCAGACGGTGATCAACCTCAGCTCCAATGGCCGTGGCCGGTTGTCGGGCGTAGTGGCCGGGGTGATGATCTTGCTGTTCGTGTTGTTCCTGTCGCCGCTGATCGAGCGTATTCCGCTGGCGGCGCTGGTGGGGGTGATGTTCGTGGTGGCTCAGCAGACCTTCGCCTGGGCGTCGCTGCGGGTGCTCCACAAGGTGCCGGTGAACGATGTGCTGGCGATCATTGCGGTGACCGTGGTCACGGTATTCACCGACCTGGCCACGGCAGTGCTGTTCGGTATCATCATCGCGGCGGTGAACTTTGCCTGGCAGCATGCGCGAGAGCTGTATGCCGACAGCCATGAGGATGGCGAAGGGGGCAAGCATTACCAGGTGCATGGCACGCTGTTCTTTGCCTCGACCACACCGTTCCTCAACCAGTTCGACCCGGCCAACGACCCAGGCAAGGTCACGCTTGACTGCCAGCATTTGAGCTTTGTCGACTACTCGGCAATCGCGGCGTTGAAAACACTGCGTGAGCGCTATGCCAAAGCGGGCAAGCAACTGCGGGTGGTGCATTTGTCGGAGCGGTGCAAGACGCTGTTGAAGCGGGCAGGCGAGCAGCACTGA